The Bos indicus x Bos taurus breed Angus x Brahman F1 hybrid chromosome 13, Bos_hybrid_MaternalHap_v2.0, whole genome shotgun sequence genome includes a region encoding these proteins:
- the ZEB1 gene encoding zinc finger E-box-binding homeobox 1 isoform X5, which yields MTSHKSGREQRHVTQSGGNRKFKCTECGKAFKYKHHLKEHLRIHSGEKPYECPNCKKRFSHSGSYSSHISSKKCISLMPVNGRPRTGLKTSQCSSPSLSASPGSPTRPQMRQKIENKPLQEQLPVNQIKTEPVDYEFKPIVVASGINCSAPLQNGVFSGGGPLQATSSPQGVVQAVVLPTVGLVSPISINLSDIQNVLKVAVDGNVIRQVLENNQANLASKEQETISASSIQQGGHSVISAISLPLVDQDGTTKIIINYSLEQPSQLQVVPQNLKKETPVPTTNCKSEKLPEDLTVKSEKDKSFEGGGNDSTCLLCDDCPGDLNALPELKHYDLKQPAQPPPPPTPEAAKPEAAASSGSGDGSLSPSQPPLKNLLSLLKAYYALNAQPSAEELSKIADSVNLPLDVVKKWFEKMQAGQISVQSSEPSSPEPGKANTPAKSDDQPQAADADEAQDSTGNRQSPLKRASSPVLPGGSAVNGSRSSASSPSPLNLSSSRSAQGYSYPTEGAQEEPQVEPLDLSLPKQQGELLERPTITSVYQNSVYSVQEEPLNLSCAKKEPQKDSCVTDSEPVVNVIPPSANPINIAIPTVTAQLPTIVAIADQNSVPCLRALAANKQTILIPQVAYTYSTAVSPAVQETPLKVIQPSGNQDERQDTSSEGVSNVEDQNDSDSTPPKKKMRKTENGMYACDLCDKIFQKSSSLLRHKYEHTGKRPHECGICKKAFKHKHHLIEHMRLHSGEKPYQCDKCGKRFSHSGSYSQHMNHRYSYCKREAEEREPPEPGAAGPGVPPEQHAGQGDSDERESSTREEDEDSEKEEEEEEEERELEELEEEKGSGAARGAEEVEEEVEDGEEEMDDEEDEDEEAEDDGERAETEGVGQGAGAGGQAHSLEHKVSEGSEQVSEEKTNEA from the exons gagAGAAGCCATATGAATGCCCAAACTGCAAGAAACGTTTTTCCCATTCTGGTTCCTACAGCTCACACATAAGCAGTAAGAAATGTATCAGCCTGATGCCTGTGAACGGGCGACCAAGAACAGGGCTCAAGACCTCGCAGTGCTCCTCACCCTCGCTCTCGGCCTCTCCAGGCAGCCCCACGCGACCACAGATGCGGCAGAAGATAGAGAACAAGCCCCTGCAGGAGCAGCTCCCCGTAAACCAGATTAAAACTGAACCTGTGGATTATGAGTTCAAACCCATAGTGGTTGCTTCAGGAATCAACTGTTCAGCCCCTCTACAGAACGGGGTTTTCAGTGGTGGTGGCCCCTTACAGGCAACCAGTTCTCCTCAGGGTGTGGTGCAGGCCGTCGTTCTGCCAACGGTGGGTTTGGTGTCCCCCATCAGTATCAATTTAAGTGATATTCAGAATGTACTTAAAGTGGCGGTAGATGGTAACGTCATCAGGCAAGTTTTGGAGAATAATCAAGCCAATCTTGCATCCAAAGAACAAGAAACAATCAGTGCTTCATCCATCCAGCAAGGCGGCCATTCTGTTATTTCAGCCATCAGTCTTCCTCTGGTTGATCAAGATGGAACCACCAAAATCATCATTAACTACAGTCTTGAACAACCTAGCCAACTTCAAGTTGTtcctcagaatttaaaaaaagaaaccccagTCCCCACCACCAATTGCAAAAGCGAAAAGTTACCAGAAGATCTTACTGTCAAGTCTGAGAAGGACAAAAGCTTTGAAGGGGGAGGGAACGACAGCACGTGCCTCCTGTGTGACGACTGTCCCGGGGACCTCAATGCACTTCCGGAGCTAAAGCACTATGACCTGAAGCAGCCCGCCCAGCCCCCTCCGCCCCCTACCCCAGAAGCTGCCAAGCCCGAGGCCGCCGCTTCATCGGGGTCCGGAGATGGCAGTTTGTCTCCCAGTCAGCCACCTTTAAAGAACCTCTTGTCTCTTCTGAAAGCATATTATGCTTTGAACGCACAACCAAGTGCAGAAGAGCTCTCAAAAATTGCCGATTCCGTGAACCTACCACTGGATGTAGTGAAAAAGTGGTTTGAAAAGATGCAAGCGGGACAGATCTCAGTGCAGTCTTCTGAACCATCTTCCCCGGAACCAGGCAAAGCCAACACCCCTGCCAAGAGCGACGATCAGCCTCAGGCTGCAGATGCAGATGAAGCCcaggacagcacagggaaccgcCAGAGCCCTCTGAAGAGAGCTAGCTCTCCCGTCTTACCAGGGGGCTCGGCCGTCAATGGTTCCAGAAGCAgcgcctcctccccttcccccttgaACCTCTCTTCCTCCAGAAGCGCACAGGGTTACTCATACCCAACAGAAGGGGCGCAGGAAGAGCCGCAGGTCGAACCTCTTGATCTTTCACTACCAAAGCAGCAGGGCGAGTTATTGGAAAGGCCAACTATCACTAGTGTTTACCAGAACAGTGTTTATTCTGTCCAGGAAGAACCCTTGAACTTGTCTTGTGCAAAAAAGGAGCCACAAAAGGACAGTTGTGTTACAGACTCAGAACCAGTTGTAAATGTAATCCCACCAAGTGCCAACCCCATAAATATTGCTATACCTACCGTCACTGCCCAGTTACCCACGATCGTGGCCATCGCTGACCAGAACAGTGTTCCGTGCTTGCGAGCACTGGCTGCCAACAAGCAGACCATCCTGATCCCCCAGGTTGCCTACACATACTCGACTGCAGTCAGCCCGGCGGTCCAGGAAACACCCTTGAAGGTGATCCAGCCCAGTGGAAATcag GATGAAAGGCAAGACACTAGCTCAGAAGGAGTATCCAACGTAGAGGATCAGAACGACTCCGATTCCAcgccccccaaaaagaaaatgcGGAAGACAGAAAACGGAATGTATGCTTGTGATTTGTGTGATAAGATATTCCAAAAGAGTAGCTCACTGTTGAGACATAAATACGAACACACAG GTAAAAGGCCCCACGAGTGTGGCATCTGCAAAAAGGCGTTTAAACACAAGCATCACCTGATCGAGCACATGCGCCTGCACTCCGGGGAGAAGCCCTACCAGTGCGACAAGTGCGGGAAGCGCTTCTCCCACTCGGGCTCCTACTCCCAACACATGAACCACCGCTACTCCTACTGCAAGAGGGAGGCCGAGGAACGGGAGCCCCCTGAGCCGGGGGCCGCAGGCCCAGGGGTCCCGCCCGAGCAGCATGCGGGGCAGGGCGACTCGGACGAGAGGGAGAGCTCGACGCGGGAGGAGGATGAGGACAgcgaaaaggaggaagaagaggaggaggaggagcgggagctggaggagctggaggaggagaagggaagtggAGCGGCGCGAGGGgcggaggaggtggaggaggaggtggaggacgGAGAGGAGGAGATGGACGACGAGGAGGACGAGGACGAGGAGGCGGAGGATGACGGGGAGAGAGCAGAAACGGAAGgtgtggggcagggggcgggggctggAGGCCAGGCCCACAGCTTAGAACACAAAGTCAGTGAGGGCAGCGAGCAGGTGTCcgaagagaaaacaaatgaagcCTAA